The proteins below are encoded in one region of Pseudomonas sp. SCB32:
- a CDS encoding MerR family transcriptional regulator, whose translation MKIGELASLSGLAASRIRFYEASGLIAPARRLANGYREYPAETLDLLEIIRCAQQTGFSLEEIRHLLPQATPGNTGHDELLAGLKRKVAEIEALQHQLQQNRLQLLAVIDGIENKPEGMACDANAERMLAQMRERKGRVS comes from the coding sequence ATGAAAATCGGTGAACTGGCGAGCCTCAGCGGGCTGGCGGCCTCACGCATCCGCTTCTACGAAGCCAGCGGGCTGATCGCCCCGGCACGCCGCCTGGCCAACGGCTATCGCGAGTACCCGGCGGAAACCCTGGACCTGCTGGAAATCATCCGCTGCGCCCAGCAGACCGGTTTCAGCCTGGAGGAAATCCGCCACCTGCTGCCCCAGGCCACGCCGGGCAACACCGGCCACGATGAGCTGCTCGCCGGTCTCAAGCGCAAGGTCGCCGAGATCGAGGCGCTGCAGCACCAGCTGCAGCAGAATCGCCTGCAGTTGCTGGCGGTGATCGACGGAATCGAGAACAAGCCCGAAGGCATGGCTTGTGACGCCAACGCCGAACGCATGCTGGCGCAGATGCGCGAGCGCAAGGGGCGCGTCAGCTAA
- a CDS encoding GIY-YIG nuclease family protein gives MPLQPAVYLLASQRNGTLYIGGTRDLVRRAYEHRHSLVQGFTQRYGVHCLVYYELHDSMLEAITREKRLKKWRREWNLELIESFNPDWRDLWDEII, from the coding sequence ATGCCTTTGCAACCTGCGGTCTACCTGCTCGCCAGTCAGCGTAATGGCACGCTTTACATTGGAGGAACCCGTGATCTGGTTCGTCGGGCTTATGAGCACCGTCATTCGCTGGTTCAGGGTTTTACTCAGCGCTATGGAGTGCACTGCCTTGTGTACTACGAGTTGCACGATTCGATGCTGGAGGCCATTACCCGCGAGAAGCGTCTGAAGAAATGGCGGCGGGAGTGGAATCTGGAGCTGATCGAGTCGTTCAATCCGGATTGGCGCGACTTGTGGGATGAGATTATTTGA
- the arfB gene encoding alternative ribosome rescue aminoacyl-tRNA hydrolase ArfB, which produces MLQISNAVQIPDAEIELNAIRAQGAGGQNVNKVSSAVHLRFDISASSLPEFYKERLLALSDQRITVEGVVVIKAQQYRTQEQNREDALNRLAELIRSVAKVEKKRRPTKPTLGSKTRRLDGKSKRGTIKAGRGKVDY; this is translated from the coding sequence ATGCTGCAGATTTCCAACGCGGTGCAGATCCCCGACGCCGAGATCGAGCTGAACGCCATCCGCGCCCAGGGCGCTGGCGGGCAGAACGTCAACAAGGTGTCCAGCGCCGTGCACCTGCGCTTCGACATCAGCGCCTCGTCGTTGCCGGAGTTCTACAAGGAGCGCCTGCTCGCCCTGAGCGACCAGCGCATCACCGTCGAGGGCGTGGTGGTGATCAAGGCGCAGCAGTACCGCACCCAGGAGCAGAATCGCGAGGACGCGCTGAACCGCTTGGCGGAGCTGATCCGCAGCGTCGCGAAAGTGGAGAAGAAGCGCCGCCCGACCAAGCCGACGCTGGGCTCGAAGACGCGCCGACTGGACGGCAAGAGCAAGCGCGGGACGATCAAGGCCGGGCGGGGAAAGGTGGATTACTGA
- a CDS encoding nucleoside-binding protein produces the protein MSSTVLAPAATDAARLQPRSSRRLSNGRWLALGTALIVAPWGAAQADDGRLFEWTSNSLGYRYGKDFTNPNNPNYISKNIFSFTHADGYRYGSNFFSLDVLESDSNDPREGTREGSSEEYGVFRSQLYASRVLDTPLGTGLVKDYAFTFGFDASRNNNRASAKKRALVFGPTLKFNSPGVLDLSLFYYREKNHSGIPNVKHPDHTFDATYMVNLVWLRPFQLGDHGAKFQGFMNYTGEKGGDYNDNDTAPETLIRTSLMFATLPGTKRQPNFWVGVGYEYWHNKFGVDGGRGSRTSTPTVNLEFTF, from the coding sequence ATGTCTTCAACCGTGTTGGCGCCAGCGGCCACTGATGCCGCCCGCCTTCAACCGCGTTCCAGCCGCCGCCTGAGCAACGGTCGCTGGCTCGCCCTCGGCACCGCGCTGATCGTCGCCCCCTGGGGCGCGGCGCAGGCCGATGATGGTCGACTCTTCGAATGGACCAGCAACTCCCTCGGGTACCGCTACGGCAAGGACTTCACCAACCCGAACAACCCGAACTACATCAGCAAGAACATCTTCAGCTTCACCCACGCGGACGGCTATCGCTACGGCAGCAACTTCTTCAGCCTGGACGTGCTGGAATCCGACAGCAACGACCCGCGCGAGGGCACCCGCGAGGGCAGTAGCGAGGAATACGGCGTATTCCGCAGCCAGCTGTATGCCTCGCGGGTGCTCGACACGCCGCTAGGCACCGGGCTGGTGAAGGACTACGCCTTCACCTTCGGCTTCGACGCCAGCCGCAACAACAACCGCGCCTCGGCGAAGAAGCGCGCCCTGGTGTTCGGCCCGACCCTCAAGTTCAACAGCCCCGGCGTGTTGGACCTCTCGCTGTTCTACTACCGCGAGAAGAACCACTCGGGCATTCCCAACGTGAAACACCCGGACCACACCTTCGACGCCACCTACATGGTCAATCTGGTCTGGCTGCGTCCGTTCCAGCTGGGCGACCACGGAGCGAAGTTCCAGGGCTTCATGAACTACACCGGGGAAAAGGGCGGGGACTACAACGACAACGACACCGCGCCGGAAACCCTGATCCGCACCTCGCTGATGTTCGCCACCCTGCCGGGCACCAAGCGCCAGCCGAACTTCTGGGTCGGCGTGGGTTACGAGTACTGGCACAACAAGTTCGGCGTGGACGGCGGTCGTGGCAGCCGCACCTCGACGCCGACGGTGAACCTGGAGTTCACCTTCTGA
- a CDS encoding MliC family protein — translation MKKALWLLAAAVPVLLVACGGEEKKAPQVDALVLPGDAKLESRSVSYKCEDGRKIGVQYLNKGDNSLAVVPVTDASALVFANVISASGAKYAAGQYVWWTKGKEATLYKDWKGGEPADGVACKEN, via the coding sequence ATGAAAAAAGCACTTTGGCTGCTCGCGGCTGCCGTGCCGGTCCTGCTTGTTGCCTGCGGCGGCGAGGAGAAGAAAGCGCCCCAGGTCGACGCGCTGGTCCTGCCAGGCGATGCCAAGCTGGAATCGCGCAGCGTCTCCTACAAGTGCGAGGACGGCCGCAAGATCGGCGTCCAGTACCTCAACAAGGGCGACAACAGCCTCGCCGTGGTGCCGGTCACCGATGCCTCGGCACTGGTGTTCGCCAACGTCATCTCCGCCTCCGGCGCCAAGTACGCTGCCGGCCAGTACGTGTGGTGGACCAAGGGCAAGGAGGCCACCCTGTACAAGGACTGGAAGGGCGGCGAGCCGGCGGATGGCGTGGCCTGCAAGGAAAACTGA
- a CDS encoding amino acid permease, with protein sequence MTRETQHAGQLQRGLKNRHIQLIALGGAIGTGLFLGSAGVLKSAGPSMILGYAIAGFIAFLIMRQLGEMIVEEPVAGSFSHFAHKYWGGFAGFLSGWNCWVLYILVGMSELTAVGKYIHYWWPDVPTWVTAALFFVVVNAINLFNVKAFGEAEFWFAIIKVVAIVGMIVLGCYLLASGSGGEQAAVSNLWSHGGFFPNGISGLVMAMAIIMFSFGGLEMLGFTAAETDQPKTVIPKAINQVIYRILIFYIGALTVLLSLTPWDSLLQTLNASGDAYSGSPFVQIFSMIGSSTAAHVLNFVVLTAALSVYNSGTYCNGRMLVGLAEQGDAPRALAKVDERGVPVRSLLVSAAVTFLAVLVNYLVPARALELLMSLVVAALVINWAMISLAHLKFRARMDAEGKRTAFRAVCYPLGNWLCLGFVVFILGVMLLTPGIQVSVYAIPVWLLVMYGCYRLKRQPAAHGERNAVLAD encoded by the coding sequence ATGACGCGTGAAACTCAACACGCAGGCCAGCTCCAGCGCGGCCTGAAGAATCGCCATATCCAGCTGATCGCCCTCGGCGGCGCCATCGGTACCGGGCTGTTTCTCGGTTCCGCCGGCGTGCTCAAGTCCGCCGGGCCCTCGATGATCCTCGGCTACGCCATCGCCGGCTTCATCGCCTTCCTGATCATGCGCCAGCTCGGCGAGATGATCGTCGAGGAGCCCGTCGCCGGCTCCTTCAGCCACTTCGCGCACAAGTACTGGGGTGGCTTCGCCGGCTTCCTCTCCGGCTGGAACTGCTGGGTGCTGTACATCCTGGTGGGCATGTCGGAACTCACCGCCGTGGGCAAGTACATCCACTACTGGTGGCCGGACGTACCAACCTGGGTTACCGCCGCGCTGTTCTTCGTGGTGGTCAACGCCATCAACCTGTTCAACGTGAAGGCCTTCGGCGAGGCGGAGTTCTGGTTCGCCATCATCAAGGTCGTCGCCATCGTCGGCATGATCGTCCTGGGCTGCTACCTGCTGGCCAGCGGCTCGGGTGGCGAGCAGGCGGCGGTGAGCAACCTGTGGAGCCACGGCGGGTTCTTCCCCAACGGCATCAGCGGGCTGGTGATGGCGATGGCGATCATCATGTTCTCCTTCGGTGGCCTGGAAATGCTCGGCTTCACCGCCGCCGAGACCGACCAGCCGAAGACGGTGATCCCCAAGGCGATCAACCAGGTGATCTACCGCATCCTGATCTTCTACATCGGTGCGCTCACCGTGCTGCTCTCGCTGACCCCCTGGGACAGCCTGCTGCAGACCCTGAATGCCTCCGGCGACGCCTACAGCGGCAGCCCCTTCGTACAGATCTTCTCGATGATCGGCAGCAGCACCGCCGCCCATGTCCTCAACTTCGTGGTGCTGACCGCCGCGCTGTCGGTCTACAACAGCGGCACTTATTGCAACGGTCGCATGCTGGTGGGCCTGGCCGAGCAGGGCGACGCCCCGCGTGCGCTGGCCAAGGTGGATGAGCGTGGCGTGCCGGTGCGCTCGCTGCTGGTGTCGGCGGCGGTGACCTTCCTCGCCGTACTGGTGAATTACCTGGTCCCGGCCCGCGCGCTGGAGCTGCTGATGTCCCTGGTAGTCGCCGCGCTGGTGATCAACTGGGCGATGATCAGCCTGGCGCACCTGAAGTTCCGCGCACGCATGGATGCCGAGGGCAAGCGCACCGCCTTCCGCGCCGTGTGCTACCCGCTGGGCAACTGGCTGTGCCTGGGCTTCGTGGTGTTCATCCTGGGCGTCATGCTGCTCACGCCGGGCATCCAGGTGTCGGTCTACGCCATCCCGGTGTGGCTGCTGGTGATGTACGGCTGCTATCGCCTCAAGCGTCAGCCGGCGGCGCATGGCGAGCGCAACGCAGTGCTTGCCGACTGA
- the maiA gene encoding maleylacetoacetate isomerase gives MLTLYSYWRSSAAYRVRIALGLKGLAYRQVPVHLVKDGGQQHADDYKALNPQELVPLLVDGEARIPQSLAILEYLEETHPQPSLLPRDPLQRAQVRALALHIACDIHPLNNLRVLQYLSGPLGVADEAKNTWIRHWVETGLRAVEEGVAAWPGPLSLGERPGYFEACLIPQLYNARRFDCDLSGCPRLLAIAARCEALEAFQQAVPEVQPDAQ, from the coding sequence ATGCTGACCCTCTATTCCTACTGGCGCTCCAGCGCCGCCTACCGTGTGCGCATCGCACTCGGTCTCAAGGGCCTGGCCTACCGCCAGGTGCCGGTGCATCTGGTCAAGGACGGCGGCCAGCAGCACGCCGACGACTACAAGGCGCTCAATCCGCAGGAGCTGGTACCGTTGCTGGTGGACGGTGAGGCGCGCATCCCCCAGTCCCTGGCCATCCTCGAGTACCTCGAAGAAACCCATCCGCAACCGAGCCTGCTGCCGCGCGACCCGCTGCAACGCGCCCAGGTGCGTGCCCTGGCGCTGCACATCGCCTGCGATATCCACCCGTTGAACAACCTGCGCGTGCTGCAGTACCTCAGCGGCCCGCTGGGCGTGGCGGACGAGGCGAAGAACACGTGGATTCGCCACTGGGTCGAGACCGGCCTGCGTGCGGTGGAGGAGGGCGTCGCCGCCTGGCCCGGCCCGCTGTCCCTTGGCGAGCGCCCCGGTTACTTCGAGGCCTGCCTGATTCCCCAGCTGTATAACGCCCGGCGCTTCGACTGCGACCTCTCCGGTTGCCCGCGCCTGCTCGCCATCGCGGCACGCTGCGAGGCCCTCGAAGCCTTCCAGCAGGCCGTCCCGGAGGTGCAGCCCGACGCTCAGTGA
- the hppD gene encoding 4-hydroxyphenylpyruvate dioxygenase, with protein MNAVSKIAQHNPIGTDGFEFVEFTAPDATGIEQLRQLFTGMGFTETAKHRSKEVFLFQQNDINIVLNGSPTGHVHEFAKKHGPSACAMAFRVKNAAQAAAYVESQGAKLVGSHANFGELNIPCVEGIGGSLLYLVDRYGSHSIYDVDFEFIEGRSANDNAVGLLSIDHLTHNVKRGQMDVWSGFYERIANFREIRYFDIEGKLTGLLSRAMTAPCGKIRIPINESADDKSQIEEFIREYHGEGIQHIALATDDIYATVRKLRANGVDFMVTPDTYYVKVDTRVAGHGEPLEQLRELNILIDGAPGDDGILLQIFTNTVIGPIFFEIIQRKGNQGFGEGNFKALFESIEEDQIRRGVISETK; from the coding sequence ATGAACGCCGTGTCCAAGATCGCGCAACACAATCCTATCGGTACTGACGGCTTCGAGTTCGTCGAATTCACTGCTCCCGACGCCACGGGCATCGAACAACTGCGTCAGCTGTTCACCGGCATGGGCTTCACCGAGACCGCCAAGCACCGTTCCAAGGAAGTCTTCCTGTTCCAGCAGAACGACATCAACATCGTGCTCAACGGCAGCCCCACCGGCCACGTCCACGAGTTCGCCAAGAAGCACGGCCCGAGCGCCTGCGCCATGGCCTTCCGGGTGAAGAACGCCGCGCAAGCCGCCGCTTACGTCGAATCCCAGGGCGCCAAGCTGGTCGGCAGCCACGCCAACTTCGGCGAACTGAATATCCCCTGCGTCGAAGGCATCGGCGGTTCGCTGCTGTACCTCGTGGACCGCTACGGCAGCCACAGCATCTATGACGTCGACTTCGAGTTCATCGAAGGCCGCAGCGCCAACGACAACGCCGTCGGCCTGCTGTCCATCGACCACCTGACCCACAACGTCAAGCGTGGCCAGATGGATGTCTGGTCCGGCTTCTACGAGCGCATCGCCAATTTCCGCGAAATCCGTTACTTCGACATCGAAGGCAAGCTCACCGGCCTGCTGTCCCGCGCGATGACCGCGCCCTGCGGCAAGATCCGCATCCCGATCAACGAGTCGGCCGACGACAAGTCGCAGATCGAGGAATTCATCCGCGAGTACCACGGCGAAGGCATCCAGCACATCGCGCTGGCCACCGACGACATCTACGCCACCGTGCGCAAGCTGCGCGCCAATGGCGTGGACTTCATGGTCACCCCGGACACCTACTACGTGAAGGTCGACACCCGCGTCGCCGGCCACGGCGAGCCGCTGGAGCAGCTGCGCGAGCTGAATATCCTGATCGACGGCGCCCCGGGCGACGACGGCATCCTGCTGCAGATCTTCACCAACACGGTGATCGGCCCGATCTTCTTCGAGATCATCCAGCGCAAGGGCAACCAGGGCTTCGGCGAGGGCAACTTCAAGGCGCTGTTCGAATCCATCGAGGAAGACCAGATTCGCCGTGGCGTGATCTCCGAGACCAAGTAA
- a CDS encoding helix-turn-helix domain-containing protein — translation MARAAPPDFDATTASLRALARNYPRGLHIEPHSHDWGQVLYAMSGVMWVETAQEALLVPPNRAVWLPPQVPHGIRVVSELQMRNIYLRPGTADSLGEQVQAFEVGGLLRELIVHLVEHERAPDTDYYQALSHLAVLELQRARSLLLRVPLPDESDRRLLNLCLAVMAEPTQEISFEQHAADAGASVRTLARLFQRSLGMGFAQWRRQVQLATAVAQLSEGLPVGQIAHGLGYQPGSFSEMFRRELGVAPSEYCGK, via the coding sequence ATGGCCCGCGCCGCTCCACCCGACTTCGACGCCACCACGGCGTCCCTCCGTGCCCTGGCCCGCAACTATCCGCGTGGCCTGCACATCGAGCCGCACTCCCATGACTGGGGGCAGGTGCTCTATGCGATGTCCGGGGTGATGTGGGTGGAGACCGCACAGGAAGCGCTGCTGGTGCCACCCAACCGCGCCGTCTGGCTACCACCGCAGGTGCCCCATGGCATCCGCGTGGTCAGCGAACTGCAGATGCGCAATATCTACCTGCGGCCTGGGACAGCGGACTCCCTGGGCGAACAGGTACAGGCCTTCGAGGTCGGCGGCCTGCTGCGCGAGCTGATCGTGCACCTGGTCGAGCACGAGCGCGCACCGGACACCGACTATTACCAGGCGCTGTCGCACCTGGCCGTGCTGGAGCTGCAACGGGCGCGCAGCCTGTTGCTACGGGTGCCGCTGCCGGATGAGTCCGACCGCCGCCTGCTGAACCTTTGCCTGGCGGTAATGGCCGAGCCGACCCAGGAGATTTCCTTCGAGCAACACGCCGCCGACGCCGGCGCCAGCGTGCGCACCCTCGCCCGCCTGTTCCAGCGCAGCCTGGGCATGGGCTTCGCCCAGTGGCGACGGCAGGTGCAGCTGGCCACCGCGGTGGCGCAACTCAGCGAGGGCCTGCCGGTGGGCCAGATCGCCCATGGCCTGGGTTATCAGCCGGGGAGCTTCAGCGAGATGTTTCGGCGGGAGCTGGGGGTGGCGCCGTCGGAGTATTGCGGGAAGTAG
- a CDS encoding DUF1427 family protein: MSYLISLAIGTAVGLAYHFLDFRSPAPPLVALVGLLGMQIGENAMPLLSRWLH; the protein is encoded by the coding sequence ATGAGCTACCTGATCTCTCTGGCCATCGGCACCGCCGTCGGCCTGGCCTACCACTTCCTCGATTTCCGCTCCCCGGCGCCGCCGCTGGTGGCGTTGGTCGGCCTGCTGGGCATGCAGATCGGCGAGAACGCCATGCCGCTGCTCAGCCGCTGGCTGCACTGA
- a CDS encoding zinc-binding alcohol dehydrogenase family protein yields MKALQFDRTGDLAALSLTELPDPIPAAGEVLVEVHAAGLNPSDVKNVLGRFPYTTLPRVPGRDFAGIVVKGPAELLGKSVWGTGKGLGFTRNGSHAQLMSVPAGGVAPMPERMSFAQAASCGVPYTTAWDALERSQVGAGTRLLVIGSGAVGAAAIALAKALGAEVLGAVRRAESQAELQAQGVRSILLGSADTLPAQVEEHFPGGAEVIFDTTGFWLPAAVSALATFGRIAIIAAPVDGHVHLPALALYRRGGSVVGVNSLLYDTVACANMLRQFGQWFDDGKLPLPTGLREVPLSEGVQRYREINEGSSEKIILLP; encoded by the coding sequence ATGAAAGCCCTGCAATTCGACCGCACCGGCGACCTCGCCGCCCTGAGCCTCACCGAACTGCCCGACCCGATTCCCGCCGCCGGAGAAGTGCTGGTGGAAGTCCATGCCGCCGGCCTCAACCCCAGCGATGTGAAGAACGTGTTGGGCCGCTTCCCCTACACCACCCTGCCGCGCGTGCCGGGCCGCGACTTTGCCGGCATCGTGGTGAAAGGCCCGGCCGAGTTGCTCGGAAAATCCGTCTGGGGCACCGGCAAGGGGCTGGGCTTCACCCGCAATGGCAGCCACGCGCAACTGATGAGCGTGCCGGCCGGCGGCGTGGCACCAATGCCCGAGCGCATGAGCTTCGCCCAGGCCGCCAGCTGCGGCGTGCCCTATACCACCGCCTGGGACGCTCTGGAGCGCAGCCAGGTGGGCGCCGGCACGCGCCTGCTGGTGATTGGTTCGGGCGCCGTTGGCGCAGCGGCGATCGCCCTGGCCAAGGCCCTTGGCGCCGAGGTGCTGGGCGCGGTGCGCCGCGCCGAGTCGCAGGCGGAGCTGCAGGCGCAAGGCGTCCGGAGCATCCTGCTGGGCTCTGCCGACACCCTGCCCGCGCAGGTAGAAGAGCATTTCCCCGGCGGCGCCGAGGTGATCTTCGATACCACCGGCTTCTGGCTGCCGGCGGCGGTCTCCGCGCTGGCCACCTTCGGCCGCATCGCCATCATCGCCGCACCGGTGGACGGCCATGTGCATTTGCCGGCCCTGGCGCTGTACCGCCGTGGCGGCTCGGTGGTCGGGGTCAATTCGCTGCTCTACGACACGGTGGCCTGCGCCAACATGCTGCGCCAGTTCGGCCAGTGGTTCGATGACGGCAAGCTGCCGCTGCCCACCGGCCTGCGCGAAGTGCCGCTGAGCGAGGGGGTGCAGCGCTATCGGGAAATCAACGAGGGGAGCAGCGAGAAGATCATTCTGTTGCCCTGA
- a CDS encoding TenA family transcriptional regulator produces the protein MNETFVRSGPLKELSSYPLWAQRLVQECESSRQAVVGHPFYARMRDGQLSRQTLRAFLIGGWPVVEQFPLYMSQNLLKTRFGRSPGEDMARRWLMRNIRVELNHADYWLRWAESYGVTLAELKAQLVPGELHALSHWCWHTSSSDELALAMAATNYAIEGVTGEWSALVCSTDAYERTLPAGSRKDAMRWLKMHARYDDDHPWEALEIICTLCGPQLAVPRCLSLREAICKSFGYMRMFLDHCMALEQAHSGSRRRPMQAAG, from the coding sequence ATGAACGAGACCTTTGTTCGTAGTGGGCCGCTCAAGGAGCTTTCCAGTTACCCCCTCTGGGCCCAGCGCCTGGTGCAGGAGTGCGAGAGCAGTCGTCAGGCGGTGGTCGGCCACCCCTTCTACGCACGCATGCGCGACGGCCAGCTCAGCCGCCAGACCCTGCGCGCCTTCCTGATCGGCGGCTGGCCGGTGGTGGAGCAGTTCCCCCTGTACATGTCGCAGAACCTGCTCAAGACCCGCTTCGGCCGCAGCCCTGGCGAAGACATGGCGCGGCGCTGGCTGATGCGCAACATCCGCGTCGAACTCAATCATGCCGACTACTGGTTGCGCTGGGCCGAGAGCTACGGCGTGACCCTGGCCGAGCTCAAGGCCCAACTGGTGCCGGGCGAGCTGCATGCGCTCAGCCACTGGTGCTGGCACACCAGCTCCAGCGATGAGCTGGCGTTGGCCATGGCGGCCACCAACTACGCCATCGAAGGCGTTACCGGCGAGTGGTCGGCGCTGGTGTGCTCCACCGACGCCTACGAGCGCACCCTTCCTGCCGGCAGTCGCAAGGACGCCATGCGCTGGCTGAAGATGCACGCCCGCTACGACGACGACCACCCGTGGGAAGCGCTGGAGATCATCTGCACCCTCTGCGGCCCGCAACTCGCGGTGCCGCGCTGCCTGTCCCTGCGCGAGGCGATCTGCAAGAGCTTCGGCTACATGCGCATGTTCCTCGATCACTGCATGGCGCTGGAGCAGGCGCACAGCGGCTCGCGGCGGCGGCCGATGCAGGCGGCGGGGTAG